A genomic region of Eucalyptus grandis isolate ANBG69807.140 chromosome 5, ASM1654582v1, whole genome shotgun sequence contains the following coding sequences:
- the LOC104444595 gene encoding LOW QUALITY PROTEIN: lecithin-cholesterol acyltransferase-like 4 (The sequence of the model RefSeq protein was modified relative to this genomic sequence to represent the inferred CDS: inserted 3 bases in 2 codons) — translation MAVLLEDILQSVEQWLKLIRKPQPYVDPNLDPVLLVPGVAGSILHAVDGSNGKGERVWVRIFGADYKCRTKLWSRFDPAVGKTVSLDPKTNIVVPEDRYGLYAIDVLDPDMVLGRDCVYYFHDMIVEMIKWGFQEGKTLFGFGYDFRQSNRFQETMERLAAKLESVYNAAGGKKMTIISHSMGGLLVKCFMCLHSDIFAKYVKNWIAIAAPFQGAPGYVTSTFLNGMSFVDGWEQNFFISKWSMHQLLIECPSIYELMACPNFTWEHAPVLEIWRKKLDDCGDTRMILESYXPSESVNIFAEALSSNTVDYDGESISLPFNQEILKWAHETRRILSCAKVPPGVKFYNIYATNLETPHSVCYGSEDMPVTDLQELQFYLPDYICVDGDGTVPTESAKADGLEAVARVGVPGSXPGILCDHHVFRILKHWLKADSDPYYNPLNDYVILPATFEMERHHEKGMEVTSLKEEWEIISKDANDDQGEVTIMPSVSTISVSQDGGHQSYRAEACATVIVHPQNEGKQQVELNALSVSVDA, via the exons ATGGCGGTGCTGTTGGAGGACATCCTGCAGTCCGTGGAGCAGTGGCTGAAGCTGATCAGGAAGCCCCAGCCCTACGTGGACCCGAACCTCGACCCGGTCCTCCTCGTGCCCGGGGTCGCCGGATCGATACTGCACGCCGTGGACGGCAGCAACGGCAAGGGCGAGAGGGTCTGGGTCCGGATCTTCGGGGCCGACTACAAGTGCCGCACCAAGCTCTGGTCTCGCTTCGACCCTGCCGTCG GTAAGACCGTTTCCTTAGATCCTAAGACGAACATCGTGGTTCCTGAAGACAGATATGGACTGTATGCCATTGATGTTTTGGACCCTGATATG GTCCTTGGGCGTGATTGTGTATACTATTTCCATGACATGATAGTCGAAATGATCAAATGGGGTTTTCAGGAAGGGAAGACATTGTTCGGTTTTGGGTATGACTTCAGGCAAAGTAACAG GTTTCAAGAAACAATGGAGCGTTTGGCTGCAAAGTTGGAATCTGTATATAATGCTGCGGgagggaagaagatgaccatTATCAGTCACTCTATGGGAGGTCTTCTAGTGAAGTGCTTTATGTGCCTGCACAGTGAT ATTTTTGCAAAGTATGTGAAGAATTGGATTGCTATAGCTGCACCTTTTCAAG GTGCCCCCGGATATGTCACATCTACCTTTCTGAATGGGATGTCATTTGTGGATGGTTGGGAGCAAAACTTTTTCATTTCAAAGTGGAGCATGCATCAGCTG CTGATTGAATGCCCATCAATCTATGAATTGATGGCATGTCCAAACTTTACCTGGGAACATGCCCCAGTGTTAGAGATCTGGAGGAAGAAGCTTGATGATTGTGGTGATACCCGTATGATCCTTGAGTCTT ACCCTTCTGAGAGTGTAAATATATTCGCTGAAGCACTTTCAAGTAATACG GTTGATTATGATGGTGAGAGCATTTCCTTACCATTTAACCAGGAAATCCTGAAATGGGCTCATGAGACCCGTAGGATTTTATCTTGTGCTAAAGTTCCGCCCGGGGTGAAATTCTACAATATATATGCGACCAATCTGGAGACACCACACAGTGTTTG CTATGGCAGTGAGGACATGCCTGTTACGGATTTGCAAGAACTTCAATTTTACCTG CCTGATTATATATGTGTTGATGGTGATGGAACAGTTCCGACTGAATCAGCTAAG GCAGATGGGCTTGAAGCGGTTGCAAGAGTTGGAGTACCCGGGAG ACCGGGAATTCTGTGTGATCATCATGTTTTCCGCATTCTGAAGCACTGGCTAAAGGCAGATTCGGACCCATACTACAACCCGCTTAACGACTATGTGATTCTACCCGCCACGTTTGAGATGGAAAGACACCACGAGAAGGGCATGGAGGTGACTTCACTCAAAGAGGAGTGGGAAATCATTTCCAAAGATGCCAATGATGACCAAGGAGAGGTTACCATAATGCCCTCAGTAAGCACCATATCTGTTTCCCAAGATGGAGGTCACCAATCTTATCGGGCCGAGGCTTGTGCCACTGTGATCGTGCACCCCCAAAATGAGGGCAAGCAACAGGTTGAGCTCAATGCCTTGAGTGTATCTGTCGATGCCTAA